Proteins encoded together in one Stutzerimonas stutzeri window:
- a CDS encoding SDR family NAD(P)-dependent oxidoreductase yields the protein MNLSRRIWLTGASSGIGLELTRLLLAEGHCLALSARRAEPLLAFARRYPGRVLALPGDLTDSEQVRAIGAAIESHWGALDSVILNAGSCEYIDARHFEAALLQRVVQTNLLSAGHCIEAALPLLRQGVRPHLVGIGSSVTWLPLPRAGAYGASKAALRYLLESLRLDLAGEGIDVTLVSPGFVDTPLTRHNDFPMPMRWPADKAARQIARRLERRPLHIAFPAPFIAVLRLLSHLPARLQFALGRRLARTPLKEG from the coding sequence ATGAACCTCTCGCGTCGGATCTGGCTGACCGGTGCCAGCAGCGGCATCGGCCTCGAACTGACACGTCTGCTGCTGGCCGAGGGGCATTGTCTGGCGCTATCGGCACGTCGCGCCGAGCCGCTGCTGGCGTTTGCCCGACGCTATCCGGGGCGGGTACTGGCACTGCCTGGCGACCTCACCGACAGCGAACAGGTACGTGCCATCGGCGCGGCGATCGAGTCGCACTGGGGCGCGCTGGACAGCGTGATCCTCAATGCCGGCAGCTGCGAGTACATCGACGCCCGGCATTTCGAGGCGGCCCTGCTGCAGCGGGTCGTGCAGACCAACCTGTTGTCCGCCGGCCATTGCATCGAGGCTGCACTGCCCCTGCTGCGGCAGGGGGTGCGACCGCATCTGGTCGGCATCGGCAGCTCGGTGACCTGGCTGCCGCTGCCGCGCGCCGGAGCCTACGGCGCCTCGAAGGCCGCGCTGCGCTACCTGCTCGAATCGCTGCGTCTGGACCTGGCTGGCGAAGGCATCGACGTCACGCTGGTCAGCCCGGGGTTCGTCGATACACCGCTGACCCGTCACAACGACTTTCCCATGCCCATGCGCTGGCCGGCGGACAAGGCTGCACGACAGATCGCCCGGCGCCTGGAACGCCGCCCGCTGCACATCGCCTTTCCCGCACCGTTCATCGCCGTGCTGCGCCTGCTCTCGCACCTGCCCGCGCGCCTGCAGTTCGCCCTCGGTCGGCGACTGGCGCGCACGCCTCTCAAGGAAGGATAA
- a CDS encoding nuclear transport factor 2 family protein, with protein sequence MSSFLHRFAAEFANLDADKLERLGELYSDDVHFTDPLHEVVGLIELQRYFAELYANVEQLHFEFISHDQVCEGQGYLRWLMSFRHPRLNRGQLISLEGCSLLRWNADGKVERHRDYFDAGALLYQHVPLLGSAIRWLQRRLA encoded by the coding sequence ATGAGCAGCTTCCTGCATCGCTTCGCGGCCGAGTTCGCCAATCTGGATGCCGACAAGCTGGAGCGCCTGGGCGAGCTCTACAGCGATGACGTGCATTTCACCGACCCGCTGCACGAGGTGGTCGGTCTGATTGAACTGCAGCGTTATTTCGCCGAACTGTACGCCAACGTAGAGCAGCTGCATTTCGAGTTCATCAGCCACGACCAGGTGTGCGAGGGACAGGGCTACCTGCGCTGGCTGATGAGCTTTCGCCACCCGCGCCTCAATCGCGGCCAGCTGATCAGCCTGGAAGGGTGCTCGCTGTTGCGCTGGAACGCCGACGGCAAGGTGGAGCGGCATCGCGACTATTTCGATGCCGGCGCGCTGCTCTACCAGCACGTACCGCTGCTCGGCTCGGCGATCCGCTGGCTGCAGCGGAGACTGGCATGA
- the phrB gene encoding deoxyribodipyrimidine photo-lyase, whose protein sequence is MTQLIWLRSDLRTSDNTALASAMAAGPTVAVYLITPGQWLAHDDAVCKVDFWLRNLVELAGRLQALNVPLLIRDVEDWQAAPDALLKLCQELAVQRLHYNDEYGVNEQRRDQAVVARLRAAGIDVRGYLDQLLFAPGSVLTQSGGYFKVFGQFRRACLARLAMSLPACVAPPAPQQAMTVTSDVPPDEVRGFDRPSDYLRTLWPAGETFAQHRLAAFIEDDLHQYHQRRDLPAEPGTSQLSAYLAAGVISIRQCLHAAVASNRGELDSGSAGATTWINELLWREFYKHILVGYPRVSMHRAFRAETEALPWRRATDELQAWQEGRTGFPIIDAAMRQLRETGWMHNRLRMVTAMFLSKNLLIDWREGERWFMRHLIDGDLAANNGGWQWSASTGTDSVPYFRLFNPISQSQRFDPDGQFLRRWLPELQGLGKREIHNPSAQRSLFGKADYPAPIIDLGESRARALDAFRNLPDVRP, encoded by the coding sequence ATGACGCAGCTGATCTGGCTGCGCAGCGATCTGCGCACGAGCGACAACACCGCCCTGGCGTCTGCCATGGCCGCCGGCCCTACCGTCGCGGTCTACCTGATCACGCCCGGCCAGTGGCTCGCCCATGACGATGCCGTCTGCAAGGTGGACTTCTGGCTGCGCAACCTCGTCGAGCTGGCGGGCCGGCTGCAGGCGCTCAATGTGCCGCTGCTGATTCGCGACGTAGAGGATTGGCAGGCCGCGCCCGACGCGTTGCTCAAGCTCTGCCAGGAGCTGGCCGTGCAGCGCCTGCACTACAACGACGAATACGGCGTCAACGAGCAACGCCGTGACCAGGCCGTTGTCGCCCGGCTGCGGGCCGCCGGCATCGACGTGCGCGGCTATCTCGACCAGCTGCTGTTCGCGCCGGGTAGCGTGCTCACCCAGTCGGGTGGCTACTTCAAGGTGTTCGGCCAGTTCCGCCGCGCCTGCCTTGCACGCCTGGCGATGTCGCTGCCGGCATGCGTCGCGCCACCGGCCCCGCAGCAAGCCATGACCGTCACCAGCGACGTGCCACCGGACGAGGTGCGCGGCTTCGATCGGCCGAGCGACTACCTGCGCACGCTGTGGCCCGCCGGCGAAACCTTCGCCCAGCACCGCCTGGCGGCGTTCATCGAAGACGATCTGCACCAGTACCACCAACGCCGCGACCTGCCGGCCGAACCCGGCACCAGCCAGCTGTCGGCTTATCTCGCGGCTGGTGTCATCTCCATCCGCCAGTGTCTGCACGCGGCCGTGGCAAGCAACCGCGGCGAGCTGGACAGCGGGAGCGCCGGCGCCACCACCTGGATCAACGAGCTGCTCTGGCGTGAGTTCTACAAGCACATCCTGGTCGGCTACCCACGGGTCTCGATGCACCGCGCCTTCCGCGCCGAGACCGAAGCGCTGCCGTGGCGCCGCGCGACCGACGAGCTGCAGGCCTGGCAAGAGGGCCGCACCGGTTTTCCGATCATCGATGCGGCGATGCGGCAGCTGCGGGAAACCGGCTGGATGCACAACCGCCTGCGCATGGTCACGGCCATGTTCCTCAGCAAGAACCTGCTGATCGACTGGCGCGAGGGCGAGCGCTGGTTCATGCGCCACCTGATCGACGGCGATCTGGCCGCCAACAACGGCGGCTGGCAGTGGAGCGCGTCCACCGGAACCGACTCGGTGCCCTACTTCCGCCTGTTCAACCCCATCAGCCAGTCACAGCGCTTCGACCCGGACGGCCAGTTCCTGCGCCGCTGGCTGCCGGAACTGCAGGGACTGGGCAAGCGCGAGATACACAACCCATCCGCGCAGCGCAGCCTGTTCGGCAAGGCCGATTACCCGGCACCGATCATCGACCTCGGGGAAAGCCGCGCGCGAGCCCTGGACGCCTTCCGCAACCTGCCGGACGTCCGGCCATGA
- a CDS encoding MerR family transcriptional regulator — protein sequence MIEPTDLAQLTADGLLPIREVARITGVNAVTLRAWERRYGLIVPLRTAKGHRLYDDTHIERIRDIVTWLNRGVAVSQIRTLLGTSTPPELPQQNQWSALLDELLQAIDRFSERQLDDAFNRAVALYPPRTLFQHLLQPLLEALERRWQGQYGASLERVLFHSWLRSKLGSRIYFNNRQQAGRPLLLVNLDQDSFTPGLWLSAWLISSTDCPVEVIEWPVPLNELSLAGERIRPRAVLLYASNSLPGLCLQRDLPRLLEQSAAPLFMTGPAVHIHAPVLQGQRGLTLAHDPLSALQCLQHAGLLPGSEGGAA from the coding sequence ATGATCGAACCAACGGACCTGGCGCAGCTGACCGCCGACGGCCTGCTGCCCATCCGCGAAGTGGCCCGCATCACCGGCGTAAACGCCGTGACCCTGCGCGCCTGGGAGCGCCGCTACGGGCTTATCGTACCGCTGCGCACGGCCAAGGGGCACCGGCTGTACGACGACACCCACATCGAGCGCATCCGTGACATCGTCACCTGGCTCAATCGCGGCGTGGCGGTCAGCCAGATCAGGACATTGCTCGGCACCAGCACGCCGCCGGAGCTGCCGCAGCAGAATCAGTGGTCTGCACTGCTCGACGAGCTCTTGCAGGCGATCGATCGCTTCAGCGAACGGCAGCTGGATGACGCCTTCAACCGCGCGGTCGCCCTTTACCCGCCGCGCACGCTTTTCCAGCACCTGCTGCAGCCGCTGCTCGAAGCCCTGGAGCGACGCTGGCAGGGCCAGTACGGCGCATCGCTGGAGCGCGTGCTGTTCCACTCCTGGCTGCGCAGCAAGCTGGGCAGCCGCATCTATTTCAACAATCGCCAGCAGGCAGGCCGCCCGTTGCTGCTGGTCAATCTCGACCAGGACAGTTTCACGCCCGGCCTCTGGCTGAGCGCCTGGCTGATCTCCAGCACCGACTGCCCGGTGGAAGTCATCGAATGGCCGGTGCCGCTCAACGAGCTGAGTCTGGCCGGCGAACGCATTCGGCCGCGCGCCGTCCTGCTGTATGCCAGCAACAGCCTGCCGGGCCTTTGCCTGCAGCGAGACCTGCCGCGCCTGCTCGAACAGAGCGCCGCACCGCTGTTCATGACCGGCCCGGCCGTGCACATCCACGCGCCGGTGCTGCAGGGCCAGCGTGGCCTGACACTGGCCCACGATCCGCTGAGCGCCCTGCAGTGCCTGCAGCACGCCGGCCTGTTGCCCGGCAGCGAGGGAGGTGCCGCATGA
- a CDS encoding YbgA family protein, whose translation MHTTLPTPRIGISACLLGNPVRFNGGHKESRLCSETLAQHFEFVPVCPEVAIGLGTPREPIRLVGDADAPRAVGTVRPELDVTDALSAYGRQIAEQLHDISGYILMQKSPSCGMERVKVYAANGHTLPGGGTGVFAQALMQARPDLPIEEDGRLNDAVLRENFLTRVYAYADWQRLLQTGLSRRAIVDFHSRYKYQLMASNPLEYKALGRRVAALAEHALEDFAPGYFSQLMRALKKPATRGTHCNVLLHLSGYLKDALGSDDRRELRRLIDQYREGVIPLVVPLTLLKHHFRRHPDHYIARQAYLQPHPETLSLRNGI comes from the coding sequence ATGCACACCACGCTCCCCACCCCCCGAATCGGAATCAGCGCCTGCCTGCTCGGCAACCCGGTGCGGTTCAATGGCGGCCACAAGGAATCGCGCCTGTGCAGCGAGACACTCGCACAGCATTTCGAATTCGTGCCGGTCTGCCCGGAAGTGGCCATCGGTCTCGGCACGCCGCGTGAACCGATCCGCCTGGTGGGCGATGCCGATGCGCCGCGTGCGGTCGGCACGGTGCGCCCGGAGCTGGACGTGACCGACGCGCTGTCCGCCTACGGTCGGCAGATCGCCGAGCAGCTACACGACATCAGCGGCTACATCCTGATGCAGAAGTCGCCGTCCTGCGGCATGGAGCGGGTCAAGGTCTATGCCGCCAACGGCCACACCCTGCCCGGCGGTGGCACCGGCGTGTTCGCCCAGGCCTTGATGCAGGCACGCCCCGATCTGCCGATCGAGGAGGATGGACGACTGAACGATGCCGTGCTGCGCGAGAACTTCCTCACCCGCGTCTACGCCTACGCCGACTGGCAGCGCCTGCTGCAGACCGGTCTGAGCCGTCGCGCCATCGTCGATTTCCACTCGCGCTACAAGTACCAGCTCATGGCCAGCAACCCGCTGGAGTACAAGGCGCTCGGCCGACGGGTCGCGGCCCTGGCCGAGCACGCGCTGGAAGATTTCGCCCCAGGCTACTTCAGCCAGCTGATGCGGGCGCTGAAGAAGCCCGCCACTCGCGGCACGCATTGCAACGTGCTGCTGCACCTGAGCGGCTACCTGAAGGATGCCCTCGGATCGGACGACCGCCGTGAACTGCGCCGGCTGATCGACCAGTACCGCGAAGGCGTGATTCCGCTGGTAGTGCCGCTGACCTTGCTCAAGCACCACTTCCGCCGCCACCCGGACCACTACATCGCGCGCCAGGCCTACCTGCAGCCGCACCCCGAAACACTCAGTCTGCGTAACGGAATCTGA
- a CDS encoding TIGR01777 family oxidoreductase yields the protein MNILLTGGTGLIGRALCRRWQADGHRLWVWSRSPQRVAQLCGAEVKGVGSLQQLDAVALDAVVNLAGAPIADRPWTKARKSLLWDSRVRLTEELVEWLGRREQKPALLISGSAVGWYGDGGEHRLTEADQPVTADFASQLCNAWEERASEAAVLGIRVVLIRTGLVLARDGGFLQRLLPAFRLGLGGRLGNGRQWMPWIHIEDQIGLIDFLLRQPAASGPYNACAPTPVRNLEFTRSLSRCLHRPALLPVPAALLKPLLGELAGLLLGGQHAQPQRLQEEGYSFRFTDLDSALADLLTHP from the coding sequence ATGAACATCTTGCTCACCGGCGGTACCGGGTTGATCGGGCGCGCGCTGTGTCGTCGCTGGCAGGCCGACGGGCATCGACTCTGGGTCTGGAGCCGCTCACCGCAGCGTGTGGCGCAGCTGTGCGGCGCCGAGGTAAAGGGCGTCGGCAGCCTGCAGCAGCTCGATGCGGTAGCGCTGGACGCCGTGGTGAACCTGGCCGGTGCGCCCATAGCCGACCGACCTTGGACAAAGGCACGCAAGAGCCTGCTCTGGGACAGCCGAGTGAGGCTGACCGAGGAGCTGGTGGAGTGGTTGGGCCGGCGCGAGCAGAAGCCGGCGCTGCTGATCTCTGGCTCGGCAGTCGGCTGGTACGGCGACGGCGGCGAGCACCGCCTGACCGAAGCTGATCAGCCGGTCACCGCCGACTTCGCCAGCCAGCTGTGCAACGCCTGGGAAGAGCGCGCCAGCGAGGCCGCGGTGTTGGGTATTCGCGTGGTGCTGATACGCACCGGGCTGGTGCTGGCGCGTGATGGCGGCTTCCTGCAGCGCTTGCTGCCAGCGTTTCGCCTGGGGCTGGGTGGCCGGCTGGGCAATGGCCGGCAGTGGATGCCCTGGATTCATATCGAAGACCAAATCGGTCTGATTGATTTTCTTCTGCGGCAGCCGGCGGCCAGCGGCCCGTACAATGCCTGCGCACCGACGCCGGTACGCAACCTGGAGTTCACTCGCAGCCTTTCCCGCTGCCTGCATCGACCGGCGTTGCTGCCGGTTCCGGCAGCGCTGCTCAAGCCTTTGCTCGGCGAACTTGCCGGGTTGCTGCTCGGTGGCCAGCACGCCCAGCCGCAGCGGCTGCAGGAGGAGGGCTACAGCTTTCGCTTCACCGATCTGGACTCGGCGCTGGCCGACTTATTGACGCACCCCTGA
- the hemH gene encoding ferrochelatase yields the protein MTEQALLLVNLGSPASTEVADVRRYLNQFLMDPYVVDLPWPLRRLLVSMILIKRPEQSAHAYASIWWPEGSPLVVLSRRLQEAVKPHWTQGPVELAMRYGEPSIETTLTRLAGQGINQVTLAPLYPQFADSTTTTVIEEARRVIRERGLSLQLSILQPFYDQPEYLEALAASARPHLEQDFDHLLLSFHGLPERHLHKVDPTGSHCLKSDDCCQRAEGAVLASCYRAQCMRTAAGFAAKAGLRDDQWSVSFQSRLGRAKWIEPYTEARLDELAERGVKKLLVMCPAFVADCIETLEEIGDRGREQFVEAGGEELVLVPCLNTHEDWVQALVKLCSRAPLAL from the coding sequence ATGACAGAGCAGGCGTTGTTGTTGGTCAATCTGGGTTCGCCAGCCTCCACGGAAGTCGCCGATGTGCGCCGCTACCTCAACCAGTTCCTGATGGACCCGTACGTGGTCGATCTGCCGTGGCCGCTGCGCCGCCTGCTGGTCTCGATGATCCTGATCAAGCGGCCCGAGCAGTCCGCACATGCCTATGCCTCGATCTGGTGGCCGGAAGGCTCGCCGCTGGTCGTGCTCAGTCGCCGTTTGCAGGAGGCTGTAAAACCGCACTGGACGCAAGGGCCGGTCGAACTGGCGATGCGTTATGGTGAGCCGTCCATCGAAACCACACTGACCCGCCTGGCCGGACAGGGCATCAACCAGGTGACGCTGGCTCCGTTGTATCCGCAGTTTGCTGACAGCACCACCACGACCGTCATCGAAGAGGCGCGCCGGGTCATCCGTGAGCGCGGACTGAGCCTGCAGCTGTCGATTCTTCAGCCGTTCTACGATCAGCCGGAATATCTCGAAGCGCTGGCAGCCAGTGCCAGGCCGCATCTTGAGCAGGATTTCGATCACCTGCTGCTGAGTTTTCACGGATTACCCGAGCGCCACCTGCACAAGGTCGATCCGACAGGTTCGCATTGCCTGAAGAGTGACGACTGCTGTCAGCGGGCTGAGGGCGCCGTGCTCGCCAGCTGTTATCGCGCGCAGTGCATGCGTACCGCTGCCGGATTCGCCGCGAAGGCGGGGTTGCGCGACGATCAGTGGTCGGTTTCTTTCCAGTCGCGTCTGGGGCGAGCCAAGTGGATCGAGCCCTATACCGAGGCGCGCTTGGACGAGCTCGCCGAGCGTGGGGTGAAGAAGTTGCTGGTAATGTGCCCGGCCTTTGTCGCCGACTGCATTGAAACCCTCGAGGAGATTGGCGACCGCGGGCGCGAGCAGTTCGTCGAGGCCGGTGGCGAAGAGCTGGTGCTGGTGCCGTGTCTAAACACTCACGAGGACTGGGTGCAGGCGTTGGTGAAGCTGTGCAGTCGCGCGCCACTGGCGCTGTAG
- a CDS encoding EAL domain-containing protein, whose amino-acid sequence MTINAVVENAVMLLALCWLLAFTTRSWNRSGQLSAKLLAGLWFGSACIFGMLNTSIGQTGIILDARTVVLSMAGLFGGPIVAGTAGVLAGGYRIWIGGPGLVPGLANILLPILLGIGYRCAYRQRWLRIGFWQLLAFGLLLHLGVLGLVALLLPSPLGASAMAEIALPVLLALPLATATLGVMLNDLLERDRFEQALRFSEARLRAITKAIPDLLMVIDEDGRYLEILCAERSLLYDDASKLLGRRLHDVMAEAEERRFLDFIQRTLNSDMPQLIEYSMATLGGPKVFEGRALPLELPEGQKRAVVWLSRDITDRVNTELERRIAAIAFESQQGMLITDAQNRILRVNRAFTRISGYSAEEAIGQTTALLASGKHSAEFYRSMWSSIESSGVWEGEIWNRRKSGQIFPEWLSISAVRNVRDEITHYVVAFTDITDRKAAEEHIHNLAFYDPLTGLPNRRLLLDRLHQAMAASRRSSQLGALMFIDLDNFKNINDLHGHQTGDQVLRVAAERLHGDVRASDTVARFGGDEFVVMLESLGDDPLQAAAQAEHIGMKLLGSLDRPYQLNDVSLYSSASIGVVLFGADASSSDELMKRADMSMYEAKIAGKNALRFFDPRMQQAVQERLRLEDEIRQGLINGEFVLHFQPQLEHAEGIVGAEALVRWQHPQRGLLTPAAFIRQAEHAGLIHALDQQVLTQACAQLAQWAKVAAFAELTLSVNLSAHLLYQDNFVEKLLELLEQSGANPARLKLELTETLLLDNMSEAISRMTRLKDRGIRFSIDDFGTGYSSMSYLQQLPLDQLKIDQTFVRRLPEDTSSLTIVRSICALASGLGLEVIAEGVECEPQRVMLLANGCYHFQGYLFGKPLSVEAFEQLIHAAGTDEGTQG is encoded by the coding sequence TTGACGATCAATGCTGTCGTAGAAAACGCGGTCATGCTGCTCGCGTTATGTTGGCTGCTGGCTTTCACCACACGTAGTTGGAACCGGAGCGGTCAGCTCTCTGCAAAATTGCTCGCTGGACTCTGGTTCGGCAGCGCCTGCATCTTCGGCATGCTGAACACCAGCATCGGCCAGACCGGAATCATTCTCGACGCCCGCACCGTTGTCCTCAGCATGGCTGGGTTGTTTGGCGGCCCTATAGTGGCTGGAACCGCCGGCGTGCTGGCTGGCGGCTACCGTATTTGGATCGGCGGACCAGGTCTCGTCCCCGGACTTGCCAACATCCTCCTGCCGATCCTGCTAGGCATCGGCTACCGATGCGCCTACCGCCAGCGGTGGCTACGTATCGGCTTCTGGCAGCTGCTCGCCTTCGGTCTGCTGCTACACCTCGGCGTGTTGGGCCTCGTCGCGTTGCTGCTACCCAGTCCACTTGGCGCCTCCGCAATGGCGGAAATCGCCTTACCGGTATTGCTCGCACTGCCGCTGGCAACTGCCACCCTAGGCGTGATGCTCAATGACCTACTGGAACGCGATCGTTTCGAACAGGCGCTGCGCTTCAGCGAAGCACGGCTGCGGGCCATTACCAAGGCGATTCCCGACCTGCTCATGGTTATCGACGAAGATGGCCGCTACCTGGAGATCCTTTGCGCTGAACGCAGCCTGCTCTACGATGATGCGAGCAAGCTGCTTGGCCGTCGTCTGCATGACGTGATGGCCGAGGCGGAAGAGCGTCGCTTTCTCGACTTCATCCAACGAACCCTGAACAGCGACATGCCACAGCTGATCGAATACAGCATGGCTACCCTGGGTGGGCCAAAGGTGTTCGAAGGTCGAGCTTTACCACTGGAGCTACCGGAAGGACAAAAGCGTGCGGTGGTCTGGCTGAGTCGCGATATCACCGACAGAGTGAATACCGAACTGGAGCGCAGGATTGCCGCCATCGCGTTCGAATCGCAGCAAGGCATGCTGATCACTGATGCGCAGAACCGCATCCTGCGGGTGAACCGTGCCTTCACGCGCATCAGTGGGTACAGCGCCGAGGAAGCTATCGGCCAAACCACCGCCCTGCTCGCCTCAGGGAAACACAGCGCAGAGTTCTACCGCTCGATGTGGTCCAGTATCGAATCCAGTGGTGTCTGGGAGGGTGAAATCTGGAACCGCCGCAAGAGCGGGCAGATATTCCCTGAATGGCTGTCCATCAGTGCAGTACGCAACGTGCGAGATGAAATTACCCACTATGTCGTGGCTTTTACCGACATTACTGATCGCAAGGCAGCCGAAGAACACATCCACAACCTGGCGTTCTATGACCCCCTGACCGGCTTGCCGAACCGGCGTCTATTGCTCGATCGCCTGCACCAGGCGATGGCTGCGAGCCGACGCAGCAGCCAGCTGGGCGCCTTGATGTTCATCGATCTGGACAACTTCAAGAACATCAACGACCTGCACGGCCACCAGACCGGCGACCAGGTGTTGCGCGTCGCCGCCGAGCGGCTGCACGGCGATGTGCGGGCCAGCGACACGGTCGCGCGATTTGGTGGTGATGAGTTCGTGGTGATGCTGGAAAGTCTGGGGGACGATCCATTACAGGCCGCAGCCCAGGCCGAGCATATCGGCATGAAACTGCTCGGCTCACTGGATCGACCGTACCAGCTGAACGACGTCAGCCTGTACAGCAGTGCAAGCATCGGCGTGGTGCTGTTCGGCGCGGACGCCAGCAGCAGCGACGAGTTGATGAAGCGCGCCGATATGTCGATGTACGAGGCGAAGATCGCCGGCAAGAACGCTCTGCGCTTCTTCGATCCACGCATGCAACAAGCTGTGCAAGAACGCCTACGCCTGGAAGACGAGATACGCCAGGGGCTGATAAACGGCGAGTTCGTACTGCATTTCCAGCCGCAGCTCGAACATGCCGAAGGCATTGTCGGCGCCGAAGCACTGGTGCGCTGGCAGCATCCTCAGCGCGGTCTGCTAACCCCGGCTGCCTTCATCAGACAGGCTGAACACGCCGGCCTTATCCACGCCCTCGATCAGCAGGTTCTGACCCAGGCGTGCGCACAGCTCGCGCAATGGGCAAAAGTGGCGGCATTCGCTGAACTGACCCTTTCGGTCAACCTCAGCGCACACCTGCTGTATCAGGACAATTTCGTGGAGAAGCTGCTTGAACTGCTGGAGCAAAGCGGCGCAAACCCGGCCCGACTCAAGCTGGAGCTCACCGAAACGCTTCTGCTGGACAACATGTCTGAAGCCATCAGCCGCATGACCCGACTGAAGGACCGCGGCATCCGCTTTTCCATCGACGATTTCGGCACAGGCTATTCGTCGATGAGCTACCTGCAGCAATTGCCGCTGGATCAGCTGAAGATCGATCAGACCTTCGTTCGCCGGCTGCCGGAGGACACCAGCAGCCTGACCATCGTGCGTTCGATCTGCGCGCTGGCCAGCGGATTGGGTCTGGAAGTTATCGCCGAAGGCGTCGAATGCGAACCGCAGAGGGTGATGCTGCTCGCCAATGGCTGCTACCACTTTCAGGGCTACCTGTTCGGCAAGCCGCTATCCGTGGAGGCCTTCGAGCAGCTGATTCATGCCGCAGGGACCGACGAAGGCACGCAGGGATAG
- a CDS encoding PAS sensor domain-containing protein has protein sequence MINAKLLQLVIEASNDGIVVAEQEGDDNILIYANPAFERLTGYAVDDILYRDCRFLQGEDRDQPALQAIREAVKNNQPCRQIIRNYRKDGTPFWNELSITPVFNEGDQLTYFIGIQKNVTAEVDALQRVEALEAEIRELKAKLSQQQN, from the coding sequence ATGATCAATGCCAAGCTGTTGCAACTGGTTATCGAAGCCTCCAACGACGGGATCGTGGTCGCCGAGCAGGAAGGCGACGACAACATCCTGATCTACGCCAACCCAGCGTTCGAGCGGCTGACCGGCTATGCGGTCGACGACATCCTCTACCGCGACTGCCGCTTCCTGCAGGGCGAGGACCGCGACCAGCCGGCCCTGCAGGCCATTCGCGAGGCGGTGAAGAACAACCAGCCGTGCCGCCAGATCATCCGCAACTACCGCAAGGACGGCACACCGTTCTGGAACGAGCTTTCCATTACGCCGGTATTCAACGAAGGTGACCAGCTGACCTACTTCATCGGCATCCAGAAGAACGTCACTGCCGAGGTCGATGCGCTGCAACGTGTCGAAGCGCTGGAAGCGGAAATCCGCGAACTCAAGGCAAAGTTGAGCCAGCAGCAGAATTGA
- a CDS encoding DUF3833 domain-containing protein translates to MKKVLILACCLLLLSCTAVDVEHYRDEEPQLDLRKYFVGTVDAWGMFQKRSGEVVKRFHVEIEGSLDGDKLILDEHFRYSDGTTQQRVWTLTEKSPGHWRGTAADVVGEAVGEVAGNALRWRYVLSLPVDDKVYDVHLDDWMYLIDENTLANRSFMSKFGVEVGQVTLFFRKRNE, encoded by the coding sequence ATGAAAAAGGTACTGATCCTGGCTTGCTGCCTGCTGTTGCTCAGCTGCACCGCCGTCGACGTCGAACATTACCGAGACGAGGAGCCGCAGCTGGATCTGCGCAAGTATTTCGTCGGCACGGTTGATGCCTGGGGCATGTTCCAGAAGCGCTCCGGCGAGGTCGTCAAGCGCTTCCATGTCGAGATCGAAGGCAGCCTCGATGGCGATAAGCTGATCCTCGACGAACACTTCCGCTACAGCGACGGCACTACCCAGCAGCGCGTCTGGACGCTGACCGAGAAAAGCCCGGGGCACTGGCGCGGCACGGCTGCAGACGTGGTCGGCGAGGCCGTTGGCGAGGTGGCCGGCAATGCCCTGCGCTGGCGCTACGTGCTCAGCCTGCCGGTGGATGACAAGGTCTACGACGTACACCTGGACGACTGGATGTACCTGATCGACGAGAACACCCTGGCCAACCGTTCGTTCATGAGCAAGTTCGGCGTGGAGGTGGGACAGGTCACCCTGTTCTTCCGCAAACGCAACGAATGA